The sequence below is a genomic window from Mycobacteroides abscessus ATCC 19977.
CTTCTGCTCACGGCTCGCCGGTGCGTCGACGCGGGCATACGTTGGGGCGCCATACTTCTCGGTCAGCTGCACGTACCGCTGCGAGGGTGTCACTCCGGTCACCGCCAGGATCTCCGAGGCCAGCAGGGCGGCGATGATGCCGTCCTTGTCGGTGGTCCACACCGAGCCGTCACGGCGCAAGAAGGACGCCCCGGCGCTTTCCTCGCCACCGAAACCGATTGTCCCGTCGATCAACCCGTTCACGAACCATTTGAACCCGACCGGTACCTCGATCAGCGTCCGGCCCAGGCCCGCCACCACCCGATCGATGATCGAGGAACTGACCAACGTCTTACCGACCGCGGTCTGGGCAGCCCAGCCGCCGCGATGACTGAATAGGTAATCGATGGCTACGGCAAGGTAGTGATTGGGATTCATGAGCCCGGCATCGGGAGTCACGATGCCGTGCCGATCCGAGTCCGCATCGTTGCCCGTCGCGATCTGGTACTTATCCCGCGAGGCAACCAGCGAGGCCATCGCATCGGGCGAGGAGCAGTCCATCCGGATCTTGCCGTCGTGGTCCAGGGTCATGAACCGCCAGGTGGCGTCCACCAATGGGTTCACCACGGTCAGCTCCAGTGACCAGCGATCCGCGATCGCGGCCCAATAGTCGACGCTGGCTCCGCCCAGCGGATCGGCGCCGATCCGGATTCCGGCGCCCTTGATCGCGTCGAGATCGACCACGTTGATCAGATCGTCCACATATGCCTGCTGGAAGTCATAGCGCCGCACCGACTTCAGTGCCTGAGCCAGCGGTACCCGCTTCACCGAGCGCCAGCCGTCGCGCAGGATCTCGTTGGCACGTGCCGCAATTGCGCCCGTGGCATCGGTGTCGGCGGGGCCGCCGTGCGGCGGGTTGTATTTGAATCCGCCGTCGCGGGGCGGATTGTGCGACGGGGTGACGACGATCCCGTCCGCGCGGCCGGCCGGATTGCCGCGGTTGTGCCGCAGGATGGCGTGGCTCACCGCAGGGGTCGGCGTGTACCGATCGCGCGAATCAATGGCCACCACAACATTGTTGGCGACCAACACCTCTAGTGCGCTGGTCCATGCCGGCTCGGAGAGAGCATGGGTGTCGCGGCCGATGAACAACGGCCCACTAATACCTTGTGCATTCCGGTATTCGACGATCGCGGCGGTGGTGGCCACGATATGCGCCTCGTTGAAGGCAGCGTCGAGACTCGATCCACGATGTCCCGACGTCCCGAACGCGACCTGCTGGGCCACGTTCGCCGGGTCGGGCTCGATCGCGTAGTAC
It includes:
- the pgm gene encoding phosphoglucomutase (alpha-D-glucose-1,6-bisphosphate-dependent) yields the protein MSNARAGQPAQPEDLIDIAHVVTAYYAIEPDPANVAQQVAFGTSGHRGSSLDAAFNEAHIVATTAAIVEYRNAQGISGPLFIGRDTHALSEPAWTSALEVLVANNVVVAIDSRDRYTPTPAVSHAILRHNRGNPAGRADGIVVTPSHNPPRDGGFKYNPPHGGPADTDATGAIAARANEILRDGWRSVKRVPLAQALKSVRRYDFQQAYVDDLINVVDLDAIKGAGIRIGADPLGGASVDYWAAIADRWSLELTVVNPLVDATWRFMTLDHDGKIRMDCSSPDAMASLVASRDKYQIATGNDADSDRHGIVTPDAGLMNPNHYLAVAIDYLFSHRGGWAAQTAVGKTLVSSSIIDRVVAGLGRTLIEVPVGFKWFVNGLIDGTIGFGGEESAGASFLRRDGSVWTTDKDGIIAALLASEILAVTGVTPSQRYVQLTEKYGAPTYARVDAPASREQKAVLSKLAPEQVSVTELAGEPIVAKLTNAPGNGAPIGGLKVVTENAWFAARPSGTEDVYKIYAESFLGAEHLNQVQDAAREVVSAVIG